A genome region from Arthrobacter sp. V1I9 includes the following:
- a CDS encoding YihY/virulence factor BrkB family protein, which produces MATPDASESSTAKAGQAPDPNDSRKPDSPKDLDKPNWKYIAKKTLREFSKDQCPDLAASLTYYAVLSLFPAILALVSLIGIFGDPQKTTDALLQIVSGFAPAETVNTVSGTVSELANAPAAGLTLVLGLATALWSASGYVGAFGRAMNRVYEVDEGRPFVKLRGTMLAVTLLSVVIIAILAGMLVLSGPVAEAVGGLIGLSGVFLTIWNIAKWPVMVALIIVIIAVLYYATPNVKQPKFKWMSLGSGIALFVFLLASLGFGFYVGNFGNYNKTYGALGGVIVMLLWLWILNMSLLFGAEFDAEMERGRQLQAGIEAEETIQLPPRDTKKSEKLQKQEDEDIQHGRELREKYSAENGEDGDSHQNGDEDQKNGQPTQPHRDRVRDKLRDRGTTPE; this is translated from the coding sequence ATGGCCACTCCTGACGCATCCGAGAGCAGCACGGCCAAAGCAGGCCAGGCACCGGATCCAAACGACTCCCGGAAACCGGACAGCCCCAAGGACCTGGACAAGCCGAACTGGAAATACATCGCCAAGAAGACCTTGCGTGAGTTCAGCAAGGACCAGTGTCCGGACCTCGCTGCTTCGTTGACGTATTACGCCGTGCTGTCGCTGTTCCCGGCCATACTGGCACTCGTTTCACTGATCGGTATCTTCGGAGACCCGCAAAAAACCACCGATGCCCTGCTTCAGATCGTGAGCGGTTTCGCCCCTGCTGAGACGGTCAACACTGTCAGCGGAACGGTCTCGGAACTGGCAAACGCGCCGGCAGCAGGTTTGACCCTGGTCCTGGGCCTCGCCACCGCGCTGTGGTCCGCATCCGGTTACGTTGGTGCCTTCGGCCGTGCCATGAACCGCGTCTACGAAGTGGATGAGGGCCGGCCATTCGTCAAGCTTCGCGGCACCATGCTGGCGGTCACCCTCCTGTCGGTAGTCATCATCGCGATCCTGGCAGGCATGCTGGTGCTTAGCGGCCCTGTGGCAGAGGCTGTCGGCGGCCTGATCGGGCTCAGCGGAGTTTTCCTCACCATCTGGAATATCGCCAAGTGGCCTGTCATGGTGGCGCTCATCATCGTGATCATCGCCGTCCTCTATTACGCCACGCCCAACGTCAAGCAGCCCAAGTTCAAGTGGATGAGCCTCGGTTCGGGCATTGCCCTGTTCGTTTTCCTGCTGGCATCCCTGGGCTTCGGTTTCTATGTCGGCAACTTCGGAAACTACAACAAGACGTACGGCGCCCTGGGCGGCGTCATCGTGATGCTGCTGTGGCTGTGGATCCTGAACATGTCCCTGCTCTTTGGCGCTGAGTTCGACGCCGAAATGGAGCGCGGCCGCCAGCTCCAGGCAGGCATCGAGGCCGAAGAGACCATCCAGCTGCCGCCGCGTGACACCAAGAAGAGCGAGAAGCTGCAGAAGCAGGAGGACGAGGACATTCAGCACGGACGGGAACTGCGTGAGAAGTACAGCGCGGAAAACGGCGAGGACGGGGACTCTCACCAGAACGGTGACGAGGACCAGAAAAACGGCCAGCCAACGCAACCGCACCGCGACCGGGTACGGGACAAGCTGCGTGACCGCGGCACCACCCCGGAGTAG
- a CDS encoding CsbD family protein → MGLDDKIDNAAEKMGGKAKEATGAATKDEGLRTEGQMDQAKADLKQAGEKVKDAFKKD, encoded by the coding sequence ATGGGTTTGGATGACAAGATCGACAATGCCGCCGAGAAAATGGGCGGCAAGGCCAAGGAGGCTACCGGTGCGGCCACCAAGGACGAGGGCCTTCGCACGGAAGGCCAAATGGATCAGGCCAAAGCGGACCTGAAACAGGCCGGCGAGAAAGTCAAGGACGCTTTCAAGAAAGACTGA